The Miscanthus floridulus cultivar M001 chromosome 7, ASM1932011v1, whole genome shotgun sequence genome includes a region encoding these proteins:
- the LOC136463461 gene encoding uncharacterized protein — MENPRRHSGSSASRRLRYLLALAGDYLKYLFMKRRRLMHKVARRTLALVHRHGAERSKNHNPWPRALMEHEFSCADSPSPAFLAAKRLLLRSRLRGSGAAAAAAGAVSSCFGSFRAPFGSPDETTASEAEAAEEEDHQLETTEDEEEDDDQVRAAEDGGWLQCGELLDVDDRAEEFINMFYEQLRAQNFAAVFHYSP; from the coding sequence ATGGAGAATCCGCGCCGGCATTCCGGCTCCTCCGCGAGCAGGCGGCTGCGCTACCTCCTCGCCCTGGCTGGCGACTACCTCAAGTACCTCTTCATGAAGCGGCGCCGGCTCATGCACAAGGTGGCGCGGAGAACGCTCGCGCTCGTTCACCGCCATGGCGCCGAGCGCAGCAAGAACCACAACCCGTGGCCTCGCGCGCTGATGGAGCACGAGTTCTCGTGCGCCGACAGCCCCAGCCCCGCGTTCCTCGCGGCGAAGAGGCTGCTGCTGCGGTCACGGCTGAGAGGCAGTGGCGCCGCGGCCGCAGCGGCCGGGGCTGTGTCTTCCTGCTTCGGCTCGTTCCGAGCTCCGTTCGGTTCGCCCGACGAGACCACAGCATCTGAAGCAGAGGCTGCGGAAGAGGAGGATCATCAGCTGGAGACgacggaggacgaggaagaagatgatgatcagGTACGAGCAGCCGAGGACGGTGGTTGGCTGCAGTGCGGTGAGCTTCTTGACGTGGACGACAGGGCGGAGGAGTTCATCAACATGTTCTACGAGCAGCTCAGGGCGCAGAACTTTGCCGCGGTTTTCCATTACTCGCCATGA